In the Caldisericum sp. genome, CAAAATCATATGAGGAAATTTTTATAAAAAAACTCCCCCGATTAAGGGGGAGTGTGATAGTTTAATAATATGTGATTTTTACTGTAATATGCCCTTTATGATTAGTTCTGTTGCTTCATCCTCTGTCAAGCCCTTTGCCATAAGGGTTTCAAGTTGCCTTCTATTTACTCTTCCGATGGATGCTTCATGTGTAAGTTCTGCAAGGTCGTTTACAACCTTGAGGATTGGCTCGGTTTTTACATCAACCTTATCACCTTTTGTAATTTCGTTACACTCCACATGTCCAAATGAGTAAGGAGCATTTCCATAGGCGATATTTACGATATTTGCTTTTGTCTCATCAAGGGCAACAACTGTTGACTTTGCAATCCCTCTTGAACGGACGCCATTAAGATTAAGCGCCTCTTTTATTTCAATAGAGTCATCTTTTGTGCCTTTTATTTTTGATACAAGTTCCCCAGATGCCTCTTCTCCAAGGTCGAGGTTCATCTCAACATAGAGTTTTCCTACCCGTGTCTTTGTAAGAGTAAAACTATTTTTGTATATGCCGCCCTTTTCGACTTTTGCGTTTGTGATTGTCCTTAAGTTTATAGTGCCCAGATCTGAATGGAAGTGTTCATCATTATACTCCATTATTGCGCCTTCCTCAACAATAACATTAGAAATGGCGTTGTGTGTAAACTCTTCTACCTGTGG is a window encoding:
- a CDS encoding SufD family Fe-S cluster assembly protein encodes the protein MSINVTNEYKELVEALEKNGADASKYFDKRVASIIISGNRVIGLNNVKGVKLTPTQIENGVKVDMEIEEGTILPIPIHVCTGYVEKKGLQNVVFNIRIRKNAKVKFTAHCVFPQVEEFTHNAISNVIVEEGAIMEYNDEHFHSDLGTINLRTITNAKVEKGGIYKNSFTLTKTRVGKLYVEMNLDLGEEASGELVSKIKGTKDDSIEIKEALNLNGVRSRGIAKSTVVALDETKANIVNIAYGNAPYSFGHVECNEITKGDKVDVKTEPILKVVNDLAELTHEASIGRVNRRQLETLMAKGLTEDEATELIIKGILQ